Proteins encoded by one window of Lathyrus oleraceus cultivar Zhongwan6 chromosome 1, CAAS_Psat_ZW6_1.0, whole genome shotgun sequence:
- the LOC127115584 gene encoding protein VAPYRIN: MDRLIRLDPSNIVLIRVEQGQKCLGKITLNNVMYTMPVAFRIQPLIKTRYTIKPQSGIISPLASLVIEITYHPPQQQGSNNLPHSFPFSDDSFLLHSVLAPGAAIKEPSSMFDSVPSDWFTTKRKQVFIDSAIKVMFVGSQILTQLVEDGNSMDDIREVLEKSDPLWESVNSKDSKGQTLLHLAISKTRPDLVQLILEFKPDIEATNIVGSTPLEAASSSGESLIVELLLAHKANTEGSESSIFRPIHHASREGHMEILRLLLLKGAKVDSLTKDGNTSLHLAVEEKRRDCARLLLANGARTDVRNTREGDTPLHIAAANGDENMVKLLLHKGATKYVRNKLGKTAFDVAAENGHSRLFDALRLGDSLCAAARKGEVRTIQKVLESGGVINGRDQNGWTSLHRASFKGRIDAVRFLVEKGIDLDAKDEDGYTALHCAAESGHADVTEFLVKKGADVEARTNKGVSALQIVESLNYVGITRILVNGGASREGLGEKFPSAPSKIPFGSKVEGGSLMTMKKKMNSRTRALRGSFDRSMPLAVL, encoded by the coding sequence atGGATAGACTCATAAGGTTAGATCCATCTAACATAGTACTAATAAGAGTTGAACAAGGACAAAAATGTCTAGGAAAAATAACCTTAAACAATGTCATGTACACTATGCCTGTTGCTTTTAGGATTCAACCACTCATCAAAACTAGGTACACAATCAAACCTCAATCAGGGATCATTTCTCCATTAGCATCACTTGTGATAGAGATAACATATCATCCTCCACAGCAACAAGGTTCAAATAATCTTCCTCACTCTTTTCCTTTTTCAGATGATTCATTTCTTCTACATAGTGTTCTTGCTCCTGGTGCAGCCATCAAAGAGCCTTCATCCATGTTTGATTCTGTCCCAAGTGATTGGTTCACCACTAAAAGAAAACAAGTTTTCATTGATAGTGCAATCAAAGTCATGTTTGTAGGGTCACAAATCTTGACTCAGCTTGTTGAAGATGGTAACTCAATGGATGATATAAGAGAAGTGCTTGAAAAAAGTGATCCTTTATGGGAATCTGTTAACTCTAAAGACTCAAAGGGACAAACTTTGCTTCATTTGGCTATTTCGAAAACAAGACCTGATCTTGTTCAATTGATCCTCGAATTCAAGCCTGATATTGAAGCTACAAATATCGTTGGATCGACTCCGCTCGAGGCCGCGTCTTCCTCGGGCGAATCGTTGATTGTTGAGCTTCTTTTAGCTCATAAGGCCAACACAGAAGGATCAGAATCTTCGATTTTTCGACCAATTCATCACGCGTCGAGAGAAGGACACATGGAGATTCTTAGGCTTCTTTTGCTCAAAGGTGCAAAAGTTGATTCATTGACAAAAGATGGTAACACTTCTTTACACTTAGCTGTTGAAGAAAAAAGAAGAGATTGTGCTAGGCTTTTGTTGGCAAACGGAGCGCGAACCGATGTTCGGAACACAAGAGAAGGTGATACACCTTTACACATAGCAGCAGCCAATGGAGATGAGAACATGGTGAAGCTTTTATTGCATAAAGGAGCTACAAAATATGTGAGAAACAAACTAGGGAAAACAGCGTTCGATGTTGCGGCCGAAAACGGTCACTCACGCCTCTTCGACGCGCTTCGTTTAGGGGACAGTTTATGCGCGGCTGCACGAAAAGGCGAGGTGAGGACAATCCAAAAGGTTTTGGAAAGTGGTGGAGTGATCAATGGAAGAGATCAAAATGGATGGACATCACTTCATAGGGCTTCATTCAAAGGAAGAATAGATGCTGTTAGGTTTCTTGTGGAGAAAGGTATTGATTTGGATGCAAAAGATGAAGATGGTTATACAGCTTTGCATTGTGCTGCTGAATCAGGACATGCTGATGTGACTGAGTTTTTGGTTAAGAAAGGTGCTGATGTTGAAGCAAGGACTAATAAAGGTGTTAGTGCTTTGCAAATTGTTGAGTCATTGAACTATGTAGGGATTACAAGGATACTTGTTAATGGAGGTGCTAGTAGGGAAGGTTTAGGTGAAAAATTCCCATCTGCACCTTCTAAGATTCCTTTTGGAAGTAAAGTTGAAGGTGGAAGTTTGAtgacgatgaagaagaagatgaatagTCGAACTCGAGCGCTAAGAGGTAGCTTCGATCGTTCGATGCCTTTGGCTGTTCTCTAG